In one Nomascus leucogenys isolate Asia chromosome 13, Asia_NLE_v1, whole genome shotgun sequence genomic region, the following are encoded:
- the FASTK gene encoding fas-activated serine/threonine kinase isoform X4 codes for MRRPRGEPGPRAPRPTEGATCAGPGESCFPSDGRLVCALEQERRLRLPPKPPPPLQPLLRGGQGLEAALSCPRFLRYPRQHLISSLAEARPEELTPHVMVLLAQHLARHRLREPQLLEAIAHFLVVQETQLSSKVVQKLVLPFGRLNYLPLEQQFMPCLERILAREAGVAPLATVNILMSLCQLRCLPFRALHFVFSPGFINYISGTPHALIVRRYLSLLDTAVELELPGYRGPRLPRRQQVPIFPQPLITDRARCKYSHKDIVAEGLRQLLGEEKYRQDLTVPPGYCTDFLLCVSSSGAVLPVRTQDPFLPYPPRSCPQGQAASSPTTRDPAQRVVLVLRERWHFCRDGRVLLGSRALRERHLGLMGYQLLPLPFEELESQRGLPQLKSYLRQKLQGLGLRWGPEGG; via the exons ATGAGGAGGCCGCGGGGGGAACCTGGCCCCCGGGCCCCGAGACCGACTGAGGGAGCGACCTGCGCAGGGCCCGGGGAGTCAT GCTTTCCATCTGATGGTCGCCTGGTGTGTGCCCTGGAACAGGAGCGAAGGCTCCGCCTCCCTCCGAAGCCACCTCCCCCTTTGCAGCCCCTTCTCCGAGGTGGGCAAGGGTTGGAAGCTGCTCTAAGCTGCCCCCGTTTTCTGCGGTATCCACGGCAGCATCTGATCAGCAGCCTGGCAG AGGCAAGGCCAGAGGAACTGACTCCCCACGTGATGGTGCTCCTGGCCCAGCACCTGGCCCGGCACCGGTTGCGGGAGCCCCAGCTTCTGGAAGCCATTGCCCACTTCCTGGTGGTTCAGGAAACCCAGCTCAGCAGCAAG GTGGTACAGAAGTTGGTCCTGCCCTTTGGGCGGCTGAACTACCTGCCCCTGGAACAGCAGTTTATGCCCTGCCTTGAGAGGATCCTGGCTCGGGAAGCAGGGGTGGCACCCCTGGCTACAGTCAACATCTTGATGTCACTGTGCCAACTGCGGTGCCTGCCCTTCAGAGCCCTGCACTTTGTTTTTTCCCCTGGCTTCATCAACTACATCAGTG GCACCCCTCATGCTCTGATTGTGCGTCGCTACCTCTCCCTGCTGGACACGGCCGTGGAGCTGGAGCTCCCAGGATACCGGGGTCCCCGCCTTCCCCGAAGGCAGCAAGTGCCCATCTTTCCCCAGCCTCTCATCACCGACCGTGCCCGCTGCAAGTACAG TCACAAGGACATAGTAGCTGAGGGGTTGCGCCAGCTGCTGGGGGAGGAGAAATACCGCCAGGACCTGACTGTGCCTCCAGGCTACTGCACAG ACTTCCTGCTGTGCGTCAGCAGCTCTGGTGCTGTGCTTCCCGTGAGGACCCAGGACCCCTTTCTGCCATACCCACCAAGGTCCTGCCCACAGGGCCAGGCTGCCTCTAGCCCCACTACTCGAGACCCTGCCCAGAG GGTGGTGCTGGTGTTGCGGGAACGCTGGCATTTCTGCCGGGACGGCAGGGTGCTGCTGGGCTCGAGGGCCCTGAGGGAGCGGCACCTAGGCCTGATGGGCTACCAGCTCCTGCCG CTACCCTTCGAGGAACTGGAGTCCCAGAGAGGCCTGCCCCAGCTCAAGAGCTACCTGAGGCAGAAGCTCCAGGGCCTGGGCCTGCGCTGGGGGCCCGAAGGGGGCTGA
- the FASTK gene encoding fas-activated serine/threonine kinase isoform X2 codes for MRRPRGEPGPRAPRPTEGATCAGPGESWSPSPNSMLRVLLSAQTSPARLSGLLLIPPVQPCCLGPSKWGDRPLGGGPSAGPVQGLQRLLEQAKSPGELLRWLGQNPTKVRAHHYSVALRRLGQLLGSRPRPPPVEQATLQDLSQLIIRNCPSFDIHTIHVCLHLAVLLGFPSDGRLVCALEQERRLRLPPKPPPPLQPLLREARPEELTPHVMVLLAQHLARHRLREPQLLEAIAHFLVVQETQLSSKVVQKLVLPFGRLNYLPLEQQFMPCLERILAREAGVAPLATVNILMSLCQLRCLPFRALHFVFSPGFINYISGTPHALIVRRYLSLLDTAVELELPGYRGPRLPRRQQVPIFPQPLITDRARCKYSHKDIVAEGLRQLLGEEKYRQDLTVPPGYCTDFLLCVSSSGAVLPVRTQDPFLPYPPRSCPQGQAASSPTTRDPAQRVVLVLRERWHFCRDGRVLLGSRALRERHLGLMGYQLLPLPFEELESQRGLPQLKSYLRQKLQGLGLRWGPEGG; via the exons ATGAGGAGGCCGCGGGGGGAACCTGGCCCCCGGGCCCCGAGACCGACTGAGGGAGCGACCTGCGCAGGGCCCGGGGAGTCAT GGTCTCCATCACCCAACTCCATGCTTCGAGTCCTGCTCTCTGCTCAGACCTCCCCTGCTCGGCTGTCTGGTCTGCTGCTGATCCCTCCAGTACAGCCCTGCTGTTTGGGGCCCAGCAAATGGGGGGACCGGCCTCTTGGAGGAGGCCCCAGTGCAGGTCCTGTGCAAGGACTGCAGCGGCTTCTGGAACAGGCGAAGAGCCCCGGGGAGCTGCTGCGCTGGCTGGGCCAGAACCCCACCAAGGTGCGCGCCCACCACTACTCGGTGGCGCTTCGTCGTCTGGGCCAGCTCTTGGGGTCTCGGCCACGGCCCCCTCCTGTGGAGCAGGCCACACTGCAGGACTTGAGTCAGCTCATCATCCGAAACTGTCCCTCCTTTGACATTCACACCATCCACGTGTGTCTGCACCTTGCAGTCTTACTTG GCTTTCCATCTGATGGTCGCCTGGTGTGTGCCCTGGAACAGGAGCGAAGGCTCCGCCTCCCTCCGAAGCCACCTCCCCCTTTGCAGCCCCTTCTCCGAG AGGCAAGGCCAGAGGAACTGACTCCCCACGTGATGGTGCTCCTGGCCCAGCACCTGGCCCGGCACCGGTTGCGGGAGCCCCAGCTTCTGGAAGCCATTGCCCACTTCCTGGTGGTTCAGGAAACCCAGCTCAGCAGCAAG GTGGTACAGAAGTTGGTCCTGCCCTTTGGGCGGCTGAACTACCTGCCCCTGGAACAGCAGTTTATGCCCTGCCTTGAGAGGATCCTGGCTCGGGAAGCAGGGGTGGCACCCCTGGCTACAGTCAACATCTTGATGTCACTGTGCCAACTGCGGTGCCTGCCCTTCAGAGCCCTGCACTTTGTTTTTTCCCCTGGCTTCATCAACTACATCAGTG GCACCCCTCATGCTCTGATTGTGCGTCGCTACCTCTCCCTGCTGGACACGGCCGTGGAGCTGGAGCTCCCAGGATACCGGGGTCCCCGCCTTCCCCGAAGGCAGCAAGTGCCCATCTTTCCCCAGCCTCTCATCACCGACCGTGCCCGCTGCAAGTACAG TCACAAGGACATAGTAGCTGAGGGGTTGCGCCAGCTGCTGGGGGAGGAGAAATACCGCCAGGACCTGACTGTGCCTCCAGGCTACTGCACAG ACTTCCTGCTGTGCGTCAGCAGCTCTGGTGCTGTGCTTCCCGTGAGGACCCAGGACCCCTTTCTGCCATACCCACCAAGGTCCTGCCCACAGGGCCAGGCTGCCTCTAGCCCCACTACTCGAGACCCTGCCCAGAG GGTGGTGCTGGTGTTGCGGGAACGCTGGCATTTCTGCCGGGACGGCAGGGTGCTGCTGGGCTCGAGGGCCCTGAGGGAGCGGCACCTAGGCCTGATGGGCTACCAGCTCCTGCCG CTACCCTTCGAGGAACTGGAGTCCCAGAGAGGCCTGCCCCAGCTCAAGAGCTACCTGAGGCAGAAGCTCCAGGGCCTGGGCCTGCGCTGGGGGCCCGAAGGGGGCTGA
- the TMUB1 gene encoding transmembrane and ubiquitin-like domain-containing protein 1 isoform X1: protein MRGGGGEREVSDSGRDLAAPGAWRDFQRRRGVRPPRSVVEGTWRGPSWLGSAAGKAGAMTLIEGVGDEVTVLFSVLACLLVLALAWVSTHTAEGGDPLPQPSGTPTPSQPSAAMAATDSMRREAPGAETPSLRHRGQAAQPEPSTGFTATPPAPDSPQEPLVLRLKFLNDSEQVARAWPHDTIGSLKRTQFPGREQQVRLIYQGQLLGDDTQTLGSLHLPRNCVLHCHVSTRVGPPNPPCPPGSEPGPSGLEIGSLLLPLLLLLLLLLWYCQIQYRPFFPLTATLGLAGFTLLLSLLAFAMYRP, encoded by the exons atgaggggtgggggtggggaacgTGAAGTCTCGGATTCCGGGCGGGATCTGGCAGCCCCCGGGGCTTGGAGAGACTTCCAGAGGAGGCGCGGAGTTAGGCCTCCGCGGAGTGTGGTTGAGGGGACCTGGAGGGGGCCGAGCTGG CTCGGTAGCGCGGCGGGCAAGGCAGGCGCCATGACCCTGATTGAAGGGGTGGGTGATGAGGTGACCGTCCTTTTCTCGGTGCTTGCCTGCCTTCTGGTGCTGGCCCTCGCCTGGGTCTCAACGCACACCGCTGAGGGCGGGGACCCACTGCCCCAGCCGTCAGGGACCCCAACGCCATCCCAGCCCAGCGCAGCCATGGCAGCTACCGACAGCATGAGAAGGGAGGCCCCAGGGGCAGAGACCCCCAGCCTGAGACACAGAGGTCAAGCTGCACAGCCAGAGCCCAGCACGGGGTTCACAGCAACACCGCCAGCCCCGGACTCCCCGCAGGAGCCCCTCGTGCTACGGCTGAAATTCCTCAATGACTCAGAGCAGGTGGCCAGGGCCTGGCCCCACGACACCATTGGCTCCTTGAAAAG GACCCAGTTTCCCGGCCGGGAACAGCAGGTGCGACTCATCTACCAAGGGCAGCTGCTAGGCGACGACACCCAGACCCTGGGCAGCCTTCACCTCCCTCGCAACTGCGTTCTCCACTGCCACGTGTCCACGAGAGTCGGTCCCCCAAATCCCCCCTGCCCGCCGGGGTCCGAGCCCGGCCCCTCCGGGCTGGAAATCGGCAgcctgctgctgcctctgctgctcctgctgctgctgctgctgtggtaCTGCCAGATCCAGTACCGGCCCTTCTTTCCCCTGACCGCCACTCTGGGCCTGGCCGGCTTCACCCTGCTCCTCAGTCTCCTGGCCTTTGCCATGTACCGCCCGTAG
- the FASTK gene encoding fas-activated serine/threonine kinase isoform X3, with the protein MLRVLLSAQTSPARLSGLLLIPPVQPCCLGPSKWGDRPLGGGPSAGPVQGLQRLLEQAKSPGELLRWLGQNPTKVRAHHYSVALRRLGQLLGSRPRPPPVEQATLQDLSQLIIRNCPSFDIHTIHVCLHLAVLLGFPSDGRLVCALEQERRLRLPPKPPPPLQPLLRGGQGLEAALSCPRFLRYPRQHLISSLAEARPEELTPHVMVLLAQHLARHRLREPQLLEAIAHFLVVQETQLSSKVVQKLVLPFGRLNYLPLEQQFMPCLERILAREAGVAPLATVNILMSLCQLRCLPFRALHFVFSPGFINYISGTPHALIVRRYLSLLDTAVELELPGYRGPRLPRRQQVPIFPQPLITDRARCKYSHKDIVAEGLRQLLGEEKYRQDLTVPPGYCTDFLLCVSSSGAVLPVRTQDPFLPYPPRSCPQGQAASSPTTRDPAQRVVLVLRERWHFCRDGRVLLGSRALRERHLGLMGYQLLPLPFEELESQRGLPQLKSYLRQKLQGLGLRWGPEGG; encoded by the exons ATGCTTCGAGTCCTGCTCTCTGCTCAGACCTCCCCTGCTCGGCTGTCTGGTCTGCTGCTGATCCCTCCAGTACAGCCCTGCTGTTTGGGGCCCAGCAAATGGGGGGACCGGCCTCTTGGAGGAGGCCCCAGTGCAGGTCCTGTGCAAGGACTGCAGCGGCTTCTGGAACAGGCGAAGAGCCCCGGGGAGCTGCTGCGCTGGCTGGGCCAGAACCCCACCAAGGTGCGCGCCCACCACTACTCGGTGGCGCTTCGTCGTCTGGGCCAGCTCTTGGGGTCTCGGCCACGGCCCCCTCCTGTGGAGCAGGCCACACTGCAGGACTTGAGTCAGCTCATCATCCGAAACTGTCCCTCCTTTGACATTCACACCATCCACGTGTGTCTGCACCTTGCAGTCTTACTTG GCTTTCCATCTGATGGTCGCCTGGTGTGTGCCCTGGAACAGGAGCGAAGGCTCCGCCTCCCTCCGAAGCCACCTCCCCCTTTGCAGCCCCTTCTCCGAGGTGGGCAAGGGTTGGAAGCTGCTCTAAGCTGCCCCCGTTTTCTGCGGTATCCACGGCAGCATCTGATCAGCAGCCTGGCAG AGGCAAGGCCAGAGGAACTGACTCCCCACGTGATGGTGCTCCTGGCCCAGCACCTGGCCCGGCACCGGTTGCGGGAGCCCCAGCTTCTGGAAGCCATTGCCCACTTCCTGGTGGTTCAGGAAACCCAGCTCAGCAGCAAG GTGGTACAGAAGTTGGTCCTGCCCTTTGGGCGGCTGAACTACCTGCCCCTGGAACAGCAGTTTATGCCCTGCCTTGAGAGGATCCTGGCTCGGGAAGCAGGGGTGGCACCCCTGGCTACAGTCAACATCTTGATGTCACTGTGCCAACTGCGGTGCCTGCCCTTCAGAGCCCTGCACTTTGTTTTTTCCCCTGGCTTCATCAACTACATCAGTG GCACCCCTCATGCTCTGATTGTGCGTCGCTACCTCTCCCTGCTGGACACGGCCGTGGAGCTGGAGCTCCCAGGATACCGGGGTCCCCGCCTTCCCCGAAGGCAGCAAGTGCCCATCTTTCCCCAGCCTCTCATCACCGACCGTGCCCGCTGCAAGTACAG TCACAAGGACATAGTAGCTGAGGGGTTGCGCCAGCTGCTGGGGGAGGAGAAATACCGCCAGGACCTGACTGTGCCTCCAGGCTACTGCACAG ACTTCCTGCTGTGCGTCAGCAGCTCTGGTGCTGTGCTTCCCGTGAGGACCCAGGACCCCTTTCTGCCATACCCACCAAGGTCCTGCCCACAGGGCCAGGCTGCCTCTAGCCCCACTACTCGAGACCCTGCCCAGAG GGTGGTGCTGGTGTTGCGGGAACGCTGGCATTTCTGCCGGGACGGCAGGGTGCTGCTGGGCTCGAGGGCCCTGAGGGAGCGGCACCTAGGCCTGATGGGCTACCAGCTCCTGCCG CTACCCTTCGAGGAACTGGAGTCCCAGAGAGGCCTGCCCCAGCTCAAGAGCTACCTGAGGCAGAAGCTCCAGGGCCTGGGCCTGCGCTGGGGGCCCGAAGGGGGCTGA
- the FASTK gene encoding fas-activated serine/threonine kinase isoform X1: MRRPRGEPGPRAPRPTEGATCAGPGESWSPSPNSMLRVLLSAQTSPARLSGLLLIPPVQPCCLGPSKWGDRPLGGGPSAGPVQGLQRLLEQAKSPGELLRWLGQNPTKVRAHHYSVALRRLGQLLGSRPRPPPVEQATLQDLSQLIIRNCPSFDIHTIHVCLHLAVLLGFPSDGRLVCALEQERRLRLPPKPPPPLQPLLRGGQGLEAALSCPRFLRYPRQHLISSLAEARPEELTPHVMVLLAQHLARHRLREPQLLEAIAHFLVVQETQLSSKVVQKLVLPFGRLNYLPLEQQFMPCLERILAREAGVAPLATVNILMSLCQLRCLPFRALHFVFSPGFINYISGTPHALIVRRYLSLLDTAVELELPGYRGPRLPRRQQVPIFPQPLITDRARCKYSHKDIVAEGLRQLLGEEKYRQDLTVPPGYCTDFLLCVSSSGAVLPVRTQDPFLPYPPRSCPQGQAASSPTTRDPAQRVVLVLRERWHFCRDGRVLLGSRALRERHLGLMGYQLLPLPFEELESQRGLPQLKSYLRQKLQGLGLRWGPEGG; this comes from the exons ATGAGGAGGCCGCGGGGGGAACCTGGCCCCCGGGCCCCGAGACCGACTGAGGGAGCGACCTGCGCAGGGCCCGGGGAGTCAT GGTCTCCATCACCCAACTCCATGCTTCGAGTCCTGCTCTCTGCTCAGACCTCCCCTGCTCGGCTGTCTGGTCTGCTGCTGATCCCTCCAGTACAGCCCTGCTGTTTGGGGCCCAGCAAATGGGGGGACCGGCCTCTTGGAGGAGGCCCCAGTGCAGGTCCTGTGCAAGGACTGCAGCGGCTTCTGGAACAGGCGAAGAGCCCCGGGGAGCTGCTGCGCTGGCTGGGCCAGAACCCCACCAAGGTGCGCGCCCACCACTACTCGGTGGCGCTTCGTCGTCTGGGCCAGCTCTTGGGGTCTCGGCCACGGCCCCCTCCTGTGGAGCAGGCCACACTGCAGGACTTGAGTCAGCTCATCATCCGAAACTGTCCCTCCTTTGACATTCACACCATCCACGTGTGTCTGCACCTTGCAGTCTTACTTG GCTTTCCATCTGATGGTCGCCTGGTGTGTGCCCTGGAACAGGAGCGAAGGCTCCGCCTCCCTCCGAAGCCACCTCCCCCTTTGCAGCCCCTTCTCCGAGGTGGGCAAGGGTTGGAAGCTGCTCTAAGCTGCCCCCGTTTTCTGCGGTATCCACGGCAGCATCTGATCAGCAGCCTGGCAG AGGCAAGGCCAGAGGAACTGACTCCCCACGTGATGGTGCTCCTGGCCCAGCACCTGGCCCGGCACCGGTTGCGGGAGCCCCAGCTTCTGGAAGCCATTGCCCACTTCCTGGTGGTTCAGGAAACCCAGCTCAGCAGCAAG GTGGTACAGAAGTTGGTCCTGCCCTTTGGGCGGCTGAACTACCTGCCCCTGGAACAGCAGTTTATGCCCTGCCTTGAGAGGATCCTGGCTCGGGAAGCAGGGGTGGCACCCCTGGCTACAGTCAACATCTTGATGTCACTGTGCCAACTGCGGTGCCTGCCCTTCAGAGCCCTGCACTTTGTTTTTTCCCCTGGCTTCATCAACTACATCAGTG GCACCCCTCATGCTCTGATTGTGCGTCGCTACCTCTCCCTGCTGGACACGGCCGTGGAGCTGGAGCTCCCAGGATACCGGGGTCCCCGCCTTCCCCGAAGGCAGCAAGTGCCCATCTTTCCCCAGCCTCTCATCACCGACCGTGCCCGCTGCAAGTACAG TCACAAGGACATAGTAGCTGAGGGGTTGCGCCAGCTGCTGGGGGAGGAGAAATACCGCCAGGACCTGACTGTGCCTCCAGGCTACTGCACAG ACTTCCTGCTGTGCGTCAGCAGCTCTGGTGCTGTGCTTCCCGTGAGGACCCAGGACCCCTTTCTGCCATACCCACCAAGGTCCTGCCCACAGGGCCAGGCTGCCTCTAGCCCCACTACTCGAGACCCTGCCCAGAG GGTGGTGCTGGTGTTGCGGGAACGCTGGCATTTCTGCCGGGACGGCAGGGTGCTGCTGGGCTCGAGGGCCCTGAGGGAGCGGCACCTAGGCCTGATGGGCTACCAGCTCCTGCCG CTACCCTTCGAGGAACTGGAGTCCCAGAGAGGCCTGCCCCAGCTCAAGAGCTACCTGAGGCAGAAGCTCCAGGGCCTGGGCCTGCGCTGGGGGCCCGAAGGGGGCTGA
- the TMUB1 gene encoding transmembrane and ubiquitin-like domain-containing protein 1 isoform X2, with translation MTLIEGVGDEVTVLFSVLACLLVLALAWVSTHTAEGGDPLPQPSGTPTPSQPSAAMAATDSMRREAPGAETPSLRHRGQAAQPEPSTGFTATPPAPDSPQEPLVLRLKFLNDSEQVARAWPHDTIGSLKRTQFPGREQQVRLIYQGQLLGDDTQTLGSLHLPRNCVLHCHVSTRVGPPNPPCPPGSEPGPSGLEIGSLLLPLLLLLLLLLWYCQIQYRPFFPLTATLGLAGFTLLLSLLAFAMYRP, from the exons ATGACCCTGATTGAAGGGGTGGGTGATGAGGTGACCGTCCTTTTCTCGGTGCTTGCCTGCCTTCTGGTGCTGGCCCTCGCCTGGGTCTCAACGCACACCGCTGAGGGCGGGGACCCACTGCCCCAGCCGTCAGGGACCCCAACGCCATCCCAGCCCAGCGCAGCCATGGCAGCTACCGACAGCATGAGAAGGGAGGCCCCAGGGGCAGAGACCCCCAGCCTGAGACACAGAGGTCAAGCTGCACAGCCAGAGCCCAGCACGGGGTTCACAGCAACACCGCCAGCCCCGGACTCCCCGCAGGAGCCCCTCGTGCTACGGCTGAAATTCCTCAATGACTCAGAGCAGGTGGCCAGGGCCTGGCCCCACGACACCATTGGCTCCTTGAAAAG GACCCAGTTTCCCGGCCGGGAACAGCAGGTGCGACTCATCTACCAAGGGCAGCTGCTAGGCGACGACACCCAGACCCTGGGCAGCCTTCACCTCCCTCGCAACTGCGTTCTCCACTGCCACGTGTCCACGAGAGTCGGTCCCCCAAATCCCCCCTGCCCGCCGGGGTCCGAGCCCGGCCCCTCCGGGCTGGAAATCGGCAgcctgctgctgcctctgctgctcctgctgctgctgctgctgtggtaCTGCCAGATCCAGTACCGGCCCTTCTTTCCCCTGACCGCCACTCTGGGCCTGGCCGGCTTCACCCTGCTCCTCAGTCTCCTGGCCTTTGCCATGTACCGCCCGTAG